From the genome of Solibacillus sp. FSL H8-0538:
TACGATTCGAAATTATGACCATATATACGTACTTGATAATGGCAAGATTACAGAATCTGGTTCACATGGGGATTTACTAGCAAAGAATGGCCTTTATAAGAAATTTATAATACAAACGAAAGAAGCTGGGCTCTTATGAAGAATATGCATTGGATTTGGTATTATATAAAAAATCAAAAGTTATTATATTTTTCTGCTATTTTTTTATTAATAATTGAATCAATAAGCTTTGTTTATTCAATCACTTTGCAACAATATATTATTGATAAAATAATTATGGGAACAAATTTTGGTGGAATTTTGAAATACGTTATATTAATAGCTTTATGTTATTTTGTATTCATAATATTATTTGTTGTTAATCCGTATATTCAAAGTAAAATTCATGGTCGTATTAAATATCAATTAGTTGAGCAAGGTTTATCGACTTTATATAGTACGCCAATAAATATAATTCAGAAAGAAAGAAATGCCCGCTATGTACATTTTTTTGCTAATGAAATACCAATTGTAGCAAGATTAATAGGAGAAGATATTTCGGATATTATAAAGCACTTAGTAAGTACTATTATTATTTGTGTATTATTTTTAAAGGCATCTCCAATACTTTTCTTATCGATTCTTACTTTGTCTCTTTTCTATATAAAATCGGGGAAAAAACTATCAAATAAGCAAAAAAAAGCTTGGAAAGATATTCAAGATAAAAAATCTTCACTACTAATTGTATTAGAAGAATGTATCACATCTACTCGTGATGTGATCGCAAATAATCGAGGTGATTGGGAAAACACGAGATATCAAAACAGTTTTATTAAATACTTTCAAAGTGTAATGTTGGAAGGAAAGCTAAAGATAAAAATGGTATTTTCATTAGAATCTATAACTTCCATTGCGCAGCTAATTGTAATTGGATATGGGGGATACCTTGTCGTGAAAGGGTCAATATCAATTGGTTTATTAGTTGTTATTTACCAACTTACATTAGAACTGCTCCATTCATTTGTAAAAGTATACAATTTAATATTTTCATTTTCAGGCAAGATGGCTTCAGTTGAAAATATTAGTAATTGGTTTAATACAATACCAAAGAAAACAAAGAGTACTAAAACGATTTCCGCAATTGAGTCATTAACAATCAATAATATCTCATTTCGGTATAATGCAGGTGAAAAATTTATATTAAGAAATTTTTCTTTAGATATACCAATTGGAAAGAAAATAGCTATAGTTGGCCCTAGTGGTAGTGGGAAGTCAACTATTGGAAGTTTAATTGAAAATTTATATGAAGTTGAGGAGGGGAGTATAAAGTCAAATAATATTAATATTACTGATATTTCAAAAGATATTTGGAAATCAAAAGTAAATATTGTTTTTCAAGATCCATACATATTTCCAGGTACTATAAGGGATAACTTATTACTGGGGTACAATCAAATTACTGATGCTCAAATAATAAGTTTAGCCAAAGCAATGTGTATTGATGATATGATTCAAAAATTGCCAGATAAGTATGATAGTTCTCTAGGGGAGCGTGGAATAACGATTTCAGGCGGTGAAAAACAAAGGTTAGCATTAGTTCGTGCTTTAATTAGAGATCCAGAGGTATTAATTTTAGATGAGTCTACATCGGCATTAGATGTAAACACGGAAAAAATAATTCAAAAAAATCTTGCCATAATTAGAGAAAATAAAACGACAATTATTATTGCTCATCGACTTTCTACTATTAAAGATTCAGACATAATCTTTGTTATCGATAGGGGGACAATTGTAGAACAAGGTTGTCATTCTGAATTATTACAAAATAAATCATTGTATTATGAATTAGTGATGAATGAGATAAAAGATACTAATCAGTAAAAAAATTATAGGGTTGCTGTTTAAATTACATATGCGCTAAATAGCCTAATGTTCCATGATTTAGAATGTTGTTGAACCAATTAATATAGTCATCCAATTCAAGAGTGAGCTTTTCATGAGAAGTGAGGTGTGCTCAGTTGAAGAATTCTGTTTTAAATTAGGGATTATTTCGAAGTACATTAGAATTGTAGTGAAATTATAAAATAGCTATCTAGAAGTGTGCTGAGAGTTATCAACCAATCACTTGGAATGTCAACACTAAACTGGACAGCTTTTATAAGGACTGCTGCTTAAACTCAACTGGCGTTAGATAGCCCAGTGTTTGATGAATTCGAATGTTATTGAACCAGTTCACATAATCCCAAAGTTCAAGATCCAGCTGTTCTAGGGAAAGGAAAGTGCGTTGGTACACAAATTCGATTTTAAAACTCTTAAATGTGGCTTCTGCTCATGTCTATCATAGGGACATCCCTTTGCACTTAGGGAACGTTGAATGCCGAATGCCTCGGTTACTTCTGCCATTAATTGATTATCAAATTCGGAACCACGATCTGTGTGAAATAATTGTACGTTGGTTAAGTTACCTTTAATACTGCTCAATGCTTTATAAACAAGCGCTGCGTCTTTGTTTGGCCCAGAACTTGCTCCAACTAGTTCTCGGTTGAAAAGATCCATAAATAAGCATACATAGTGCCATTTTTTTCCGACACGGACGTATGTTAAATCACTGACTAAAACAGATAATTCTTTTTCTTGTTGAAATTCACGGTTTAAAACATTGGCGACAATGGCTTCATTACTACGTTTTTTCTGAGGTTTGTAGTAGGCCACTGTGTAATTAGATGAAATTCATAGTTGTTTCATAATGCGACTGATACGACGTCTTGAAATGAATTTTTCTTGTTTCGCCAGCTCTTCTTTTATTTTACGCTTACCGTAATGATCACGACTTTGTTTGAAAATGACATAAATCGCCTGCTGTAACTCAGCTTCTTCTGCTTATCTTGCATCATCTTCACACTTTTTGACTTGATAATAATAGGAACTTCGAGGAATTTGTAGGACATCGCACATTGTGACTGTCGCTTTGCTTTCATCAAAGAAAAGATTTGCTGATACCGAGTATTTGTGAGTATTGGTACGAATCACATCTACTTTCGTCCCGAGACCTACGCTGCTTGCTTTAAAATGTCATTCTCCATGCGTAAACGTTGAACTTCTTTACGGAGTTGCAGTAATTCTTTTTCTTCTTTCGTTCGATTATCTTCCACAGTAAATGAGCCTGTATTTTGATGATTTTTAATCCAGCGATCTAACGCAGAAGGTGTAATTTCGTATTCTCTAGATATGTCTGCACGAGACTTACTTTTTTCATAAAGCTTGACCATTTGTAACTTAAATTCAGCTGTATAGGTTTTACGTTCTCTTCTCATTTTGACATTCTCCTTTGGGTAGTCTTTTTAGTGTACTAGCCCTTATAAGAACTGTTTAACAAAGTGTAGCCTATCCATTAGCCACAGGTAACTACATTCAAAACCACCACAACATCATCTTAATGGGCGCTTCAGGCAATGGAAAAACGTATATCGCGAATGCGTTAGGTGTATATGCCTATCGTCAATTTTACAAAGTAAAATACATTCGCCTACCAGAATTATTAGATGAACTAGCCGTAGCAAAATACGAAGCAGACGGCAGCTACCGAAAAATCATCCAAAATTATAAGAAAATCGATTTATTAATTCTCGACGAATGGCTTCTTACAGACCTTTCAGAAGAAAACGTATTAAGTGTTTTTGAAATCGTAGAAGCCCGCTTAAAACGAGCATCAACTATTTTCTGTTCTCAATTTGCGCCAGAATGCTGGCATGCCAAACTTGGCCAAGCCCAAATAGCCGATGCCATTCTAGACCGCATTGTCCATGACTCCTACCATATTTTAATTGATGGACAAGTATCAATGCGTGAGCGCCACGGCCTAACACCGATTAAACGCTAGAAGCTAATTAGCCTTAAATAAGAAAAGGAAAACGATCGCCTGAATAATCAACGATTGTTTTCCTTTCTCTTTCACTATAAGTGGCTCAATTGTCCGCAACAGGTGGCTCAAACATCCGCACTCGGTGGTATAATGTTCCGCACTGCTGGCTTAAACGCTCCGCAATACTCAAACAATACTTACGAGGGTTATTTTTCTGGAGTGAAGGTTAAGAAGAATTTGCTTTATCTACTCAGTAGAAAAGCATATTTTTTCACTTATCATAGCCCCTGACACAAACGAATCGCCAAATAAACTTATAAGATAGTGAATATCAGAGAAATCGTGATATGGAAAGTAAATATCTTATTGAAAGGAAAAGTAGATACATTATTATTTTTCTTCAATATCTCTGAAAGTCTAGGACAGGTTTTATTACTCTCTCTTAATTTTTGATATAGCTCCATTAAATAGAAAAGAATGATTTAGTATTATAAAATACGTGATAATAAACTTCATCAATTGAAAGCTTTTTTATTTCGGATATCGTTTTAATAGACTCTTTTATCATGGAGGGATGAGTCATCTTTTCGGTAAAAGGCCCTTCAAACGGCCATGGACCATCTGTTTCGACCATGATTTGCTGAAGTGGATAGGATTGAACGAGCTGTTGAATTTCCTCCTCATACAAAACATCGGGCGTGACAGAAATGTAGTACCCGTTTACAGCCATTCGCAGGATCGTTTTGGAATCACCTTTGAACCAATGAAAATGGGCTTTTGGAACGGAGTATCTCTCCAAAAGGTCACAAACGATGGGTGCATCTTCATAAACAGCATGAAGGACGATAGGTTTTTCTAATTCCTTACTTAGTTTAATAAATGCTTCTAATAGTTCAATGTACTGGCTACGTTGAAAAGTCGTTAGTTTTTGTTCTTTTCTTAAATAATACGGAAGCCCTACTTCACCAACTGCAACCATGTCATTTTGATTGCTCTTTATCCAACTGAAAAGTTCATCCACTTGCTTCTCCGTAGGGGGCGTTTGCTCAGGATGATAGCCGAAAGCGGGCTTAACCTTTGAGTATACTTTGGCAAGATCCTTATTTTTTTTACTTGAGTCTAAATCAAAAGAAACAGATATTAGTGCTTCTAAAGATGAGTCCCTTTCAATGATATCCTTTATTTCTTGATCGTTATAATGATCTAAGTGAATATGTGCATCAATCATTTTTAGCAACTTAATCACTCTCCTGTTTTTTTGAGAGAATAGTAAATTTTCCTTTTCCATTCTAAGAACTCGTCTTCTAGAAATAGACTTTCCTCTCTTGGACGTGGAAAAGAAACGTGAAATTCTGCTGCCACTTGAGAAGGTTTATTGGATAAAACAATAATTCGGTCGGATAGAAATAATGCTTCTTCAATATTATGTGTCACAAAAAGGATGGTTCTTCGATGTTCTTCCCAAATCGATAAAAGCCATTTTTGCATATCAAGCCGTGTTAATTCATCTAAGGCGGAAAAAGGTTCGTCCAAGCAAATGATGGATTGTGGACTTAATAATGCTCGAATAAAGGAAGCCCTTTGTTTCATACCACCTGATAATTCATGAGGATACGCATTTTCATAACCCGTTAATCCAGCGATATCGATCATTTCTAATGCTGCTTCTTTTTCTTTTTTTCCTTGCAGTTCTTGCCCTAGCAATACATTTTCAAGAATCGTTCTCCAAGGAAGGAGAGAAGGGGTTTGTGGCATATAGCTAATAAACCCCCGTTTTCCGTTAATGACTTGATGATCTAAGTGGATGGTTCCTTTATCTGGTGAGAGGATTCCTCCGATAAGACTAAAAATAGTACTTTTCCCACTACCTGATGGCCCAAGAATCGAAACAAACTCATTCTTTTCAACTGTGAATGCGAGATTTTTGATAACTTCATTCTTGTCAAATTGCTTAGAAATATTTGAAACCGTAAGATGACTCACTTCAATTTCGCCCCTTTCAACTGCCACCGAACGAACCTTCGCTCAATAAGAACGATTATAGAAAAAAATAATAAACTTAATGTCACAATAGCAAATATGGCCACAAATACTCTATCTGTTCGAAAGGATGAGGAGGCGAGGGTCATATAAACACCGATACCATTCTTCGCTCCAAGCCATTCAGAAATAACTGCCCCCATGACACTGTAGGTAGCGGATATCTTCAAACCTGAAAATAGTGAAGGAAGGGCATAGGGAAGCTCCAACTTCCAAAATAATTGCTTATTCGACGCACCTGCCATAATCATGTAATGCTTTAATTCATTGGAAGTTTGCTTAAATCCATCTAATGCGGCAACAGTGATTGGAAAAAAGCAAACGAGCGTGATGACGATCATTTTTGGTAATAATCCAAAGCCAAACCAAATCACCAAAAGAGGAGCCAAGACAATAATTGGAATGTTTTGTGATATGATTAACAACGGATAAATCGATTCCCGAATGAAAGGGAGCAAGTGCAATAAAATAGCTGTAAGTAAACCGATAAGTAAACCTAGTGCAAATCCGAGTAAGGATAGTTTGACGGTTGATAATAAATGTGGGTAAAAGTTGGACCAACCATCGAAACCTTCATAAAATATTTTTGTCGGAGAGGGTAAAAGCCAATTAGGAATACTAAATTTAATCACAATCGTTTCCCATACAATGAATAAAAGGAGGAGAACCAGTAATGGTCTCCACCCTTTCGATACGATCTTCATCATTATCTATATTTCTCCGTAAGCTGATCCATTAAGATGCCTGATGGCTGGTACAATACTTTTATTTGGGAGATAACGTTACGGCTTCCCATCTCAATCATACGATCGTTCATTTTCGTGATAACCTGAAGTAATTGCTGTAAATCGCCTTCCATTGTTGTTTCGAGAGGATGTACCTCAAATTTTACCCCGGACTCTTGTATCACTCGGATTGCTTCATCTACATACGGAATTACACTTTCGCCATTTTTTGTTTTTGGTATGATTTGAATACTGATCAGTGAATTTGTCATTTCATATCCCCTTATTGTGGTAAAAATTCATTTGTAAATGCTTTTTTGGCATCAAGCTCTTTCTCAAGCAGCCCATTGTCAAACATCCACGAAGCATAATTTTCCCATACTATTTGTTTTTGCTCGCCCCATCTTGGTGCATCATCTTGATATTTAGAGGCTAGCCATTCTTGACTTTTTTTAACAAGCTTTGGATCCAATTCAGGCACTTCTTTAATTAAAATGTCGGCAGCATCGGATGGATGTTTAATAGCAAACTCATACCCTTTGGAAACAGCTTTTACAAAAGCTTTTACTGTATCTGGGTTTTCTTTAATCATGTTTTCATTAGTTGCGAGAACTGGCGTGTAATAATCAAGTTTATCAGAGTAGTCTGTTAAATATACCATATTGAGCTTTTCTCCACGCAGCTCTGCCTCTACACCAGTCCAGCCATAATAAATCCATGCGAAATCGATGTCTCGTTTCACAGCTGTAAAGAAATCAGTATCTCCCATATTAACAAACGAGACTTTATTTACATCAGCATTTTCTTTTTGCATCAAGGAAGAAATAACAGATTTTTCAACTGGTGAGCCCCAGCCCCCATATGTTTTACCTACAAAGTCTTTTGGTGTAACAATGTTCTTCGCAACTGGTGAGGCAAAACCAGATGTATTATGTTGAATGATGGCTGCTATGGAAACAAGAGGAACGTCTTGTATGCGTGCTTGTGTGATTGATTCTTGATAGCTAACGCCAAACTCTGATTTGCCTGAAGCCACAAGCTGGTCTGCTCCAGCATCACCTGGCATAATGATGTTCACATCTAATCCTTCGTCTTTAAAATAGCCTTTTTCTTTGGCTACATATAAACCGGTATGATTCGTATTTGGTGTCCAATCAAGTACGACAGATACCTTTTTAAGAGAGTGTGTGTCTTTCTTTTTCGTTTCTGATTCTGATTTCGGATTGCTACAACCTGCAATTATAAATAATGAACATAATACGATTAACCACTTTTTCATTTCTATTCCTCCTATTTACATAATAAAAAAGCACCCTAGGAGAGAACCTAGGGCACATATAAGCAAACAAAATTAATTGTTCAAGAATATGTTCCCTCCGCTGGTATCAACCAGATCAGGTTCTAAGAGTCAACATCTTAAGGATGTAATCTCAACCGGCAACACCGGTCCCCCTACAATTCTAGCTATTAAATTATATTCCAAACTCATTATAACAGAATCCTTTATTTTGACTAGTGAAAAATATGGGAATTTGGTAGGAGCGGGTGAAAAGAAGAAATGATTATTTTAGAAGGTAAAGCATGGGCAAGTCATTATAGATTAAAGTGAGATTTGATAATAGATAATTAAAGAGAAAATAATTAATCACTAGTATTGAATAAATAGTGTCATAGAAACTTTCTAGTTACGGATATTTAAACGGTTAGTTTAAGATTTTAAGGAATCTTAATATTGTTAAAAAATAGTAAAAAAACCTCATTTTGATTAGTCGCGCTGAACCTTACCATAAATAGGTGCGGTTTTTGACTCATATTCCCCACACTAATAGCTTGTGTCTTTTCTATTACAAGTTGTTCCATTGCATATGCGTGAAACCACCGTTCACTATTGTGAAGGAAGTTTATATTCTTGTATGACTCCCACTGGAAATATATTCGTTTCCTTTTCTGATGAAAAATTTTAAAAAGGCAATTGTAAAATAAATTTAATAGACTGATAAAACAAAGCGAAAACTCCTAACGTGATTGTATATACAACAATCACGTTAGGAGTTTTTGCTTTTCTTTTAGTCGGAAGTAGTTAATATTTAATAACTAATCATATTAAATGCCATTTTTGTAATATTTTTATATTATTTTACAGTTACTTTCATCTTATTTCACATCTGTTTTGTATTATTGGGAGTGAAAGGAGATTGCAAACATTGAAAAAACTATTCGTATTAGGACTAATATTGTTAAGTATCATCTCAGTAGATTTAATAGACAACAAGCACAAAATAAATGCTGAGGCAGCTGAATCTAGTTTAGAAAAAGATGTACCAAATAAAACAAATTGCGCATTTTGCAATATGGTTGTGTACCAAAAAAAAGATAAAATGGGTGTTTTTTCAGCGCAGGCAATTAAAAAGAACGGAAAGGTTGTTTATTACGATGACATCGGTTGTCTTTTATACGATGAAGTAAAACATAAAACAAAAAATAAAAAGTATGTTCGTGATTACAAAACATTAAAGTGGGTTCAAGCTGAAAAGGCCACTTATGTTAAAACATCGCTAGCTTCACCAATGGACGATGGTTATATATATTTTGCTAAAGCAGCAGATGCGAAGAATTATATTGCCAAACATTCAGGTACAGAAATTGTCCGGTTTCAAACTGTTCAAAATGAGAGTGTTCAGAAATATCAATAAGTATATTTAAAAACACAATAAATTCAGAAAGGAAAATAAAGAATATGAAAAAATATATAGGGTTTGTATTGTTTATATGTGTAATTTTAGTAGCATTTTTAAATGGTAATCAAAATTCAAGTGTATTTGCAGCAACTACAGATGTGCAAGCTATTAAAAATGGAGAAGTAGTTTATTATAAGGATGTATTTTCATTGTTATATGATGAATTAAATGAAGGGGTTACACTCACAAAAAAAGTTCGGGATTATAGTACAAAAAAATGGGTTGCGTTAGATTCAGTAACGATTGTTAAAATTAATGCTTCAAAAAATATTTATTTCTCAGAAGCAGCAGCTGCAGATAAATATATTAAAGCTTATAAAACGAAAAAAAACGTTACATTAAAAAAGGTTAAATTAAATACAATTAAAACTAGTGCCCAGGCAAAATATAATAAGGAAGCACCAAGTATTGTATTAACAGCGGGTACAACAAAGCCAACGAATAAAGATGTCACAGTGAATGTAGCTGTTACAGATAATAAGAAAGTGACCTTAAAAAAATGGGCAATTGGTACTAAACCAACAATTAAGTTTTCATCTGCAGACACAACATTCACAAATAATTCATTTACAGTAAGTGAAAATGGAACATATACAGTTTATGCTTTAGACGATAATGGCAACAAAAGTACAAAGTTAATAAAAATCTCTAATATTGATAAAATAAACCCAACTATTTCATTAAGTCCAAGTACAACGGATGCTTCAAATGAAAATGTAGTAGTAACTGCTTCAAATGAAAATGTGAAGGTAGTATCAAAAAAATGGGCAAGTGATAACCAAACAGCTATGTATTTCATAAAGAATGGTACAACATTTACGGGCAATACGTTCGAAGTTTCAACTAATGGAACATACACAGTATACGCCGAAGACGATGCTGGAAATACGAGCATTCAAACAATCACAATTTCAAATATCGATAAAACTGCACCAGCAAAAACCCTTTCAATACCTGAAAGTGATGCAACAGCAGTCAGTAAAAAAATACAAGTTTCAACTAATGATGATAATGGGATTCAAGATCAAAAATGGGCATATGGAAATAAAGGTGTAGAATACTTCGTTGATAAAGGTTCTAGAATAGCACCATTACAAAATGCGAATCAAAAAGATAAAATTATCACACTAAAAAATGGTGTTTATACCGTAAGCCCGAAATATAAAAAAGCGCACCTTTTCGGTACGCACGACGAATGGCCATCTATCTGAAATTTTTTCGGATAGATGGCTATTTAGCACATGTGGCTTGGATATTTTTTGACCAAGGCATGTAGTTAATTAAAATTTGGGGTTGCTGATGGATCGGTAAATTCGGCAGCTCTGTCATTAACGTTACTAGGTATTGATAGAAGTCGATACCATTTGCTTTTGCTGTTTCAGCCAAACTTAAGCAGATCGCATTCGCTTTAGCACCAGCTTCACTAACAGAGAAAAGCCAGTTCTTTCGGCCGATCACATTAGGGCGAATCGCATTTTCAGCTGGATTATTATCGATTTCAATGCGACCATCGAGCAGAAAAGCTTTTAACCCATGTACACGATTTAATGTATATTCGGCAGCTTTTGCCAAGGCATTTTTTCCGAAGAAAGGGGATTCATCTACCCATTTTAGAAACTTTTCTACAATCGGTTTCGAATGTTTTTGCCGTGCTTTTCGTCGTTTACCTGGTGAAAGATGCTTAAATTGACGTTCTAAGTGATACAGTTGGTCACAGTAATCCACACCAATTTGACCGTTTCTGCTATCAGCTTTCAGCCAATAACGTCGTACATGCGCCCAACAGTTGGCGAACGTGACATCAGGTAGATTGCCGTATGCAGAATATCCATCACAAATCACGGTTCCTTTAAAGCCAGCTGTAAAGTTTTCTAATACAGAACGACTTCTCGATAAAGCACTTTGGAAAAGAACGATGATTGGTCCTTGGCTTGGCACGCTTCGGAACACCCAATTGTAGGCATTCGATTGACCTGATTTACCATCTGATCGTTTAATAATTTGCGCATACGTTTCGTCCACATGCAGAACAGATTTTGCTGTTAATGTCTGCTTCATCTGCTCATAAACCGGTAGAAGCCAATCTTCTGCTGCACGAATGACCCAATTCGATAAGTTTTTGTCATTGGTAAGCAGACCAAATCGGTCCCACTCCTTCACCTGGCGGTAAAGAGGTAAGTACTGGATGAACTTATCGTAGATGAGTTTTGCTAAAACAGTAGGTCCTGCAATGCTACGTTGAATGGCAGCTTGCGGTGCTTTTCCACGTTTCATCTGCGCTTTTTGAGTAGTATCTTTTTTACAATGCCTACACTCATAAGCGTGTTCAATATGTTGAACACGCTTCATTGTAGCCGGAATGAATTTTGCTTCCTCACGCGCAATGGTCGTACCAGCTTCGGTCATTTGACCAAGGCAACAGTCACATTGCGTGTTTTCAGGATGATGGTGAATTTCTTCTATTTCAATCCCGTCACGAAAAGAATCATTCCGTTTTTTCTTATGTAATTTACGGACAACGGTATACGTAATCATTGCCGTGCTTTGTTCTTCTGTCTGCTCAGAATCGCTAAAAGACGGATCGTCTTCGAATAAAGAACCTTGTCCGTCTGGTGCTTTATACTTTGATTTTTCCGATTTTGAACCGTATAAAGCCTTGGTTAATTGGCGAACTTGTTCAGTCAACGCTTCGATTTGTCGATTTGACTGAGCTAATTGTTGCTCAAGCATTCGAATTAATCGTTCATTTTGATTTTCTTGCTTAGGAGAAACGTTCGTCAAATCATTCACCACATTTCCGTTCAGTATAAGTTATGGATGATTATACCACCTTAATAGGTGGGTTTAAAAGACACCTTTTGCAGATTTCGCAATCGCTTTTGGCTGCTGAAGCGATAAACCTTCTAACAGCCAGCGAAGTTCCTTTTGTGAAAGGTTACGTACTTCCTTTTCATCTTTTGGCCATTGCAGTTTGCCATTATCTAATCGTTTATAAAGCATGGCGAAGCCATCTCCATCAAAATACAAACATTTATAACGGTCTTTACTCGTTCCAGAAAATAAGAAGATGGAATCACTATATGGATCAAGTTTAAAAGAATCCTGAATGAGTGTTGCGAGACCGTCAATACCTTTACGCATATCGGTCTTACCGCAAATAATGTAGATGTTCTGCACGCTCGTAAAATCATGCTTCATTGATTATTCAGCTCCTTCACGATCGTTTGGATGATGTGCTCATCTACGCCATTGAAGAAAGAGATTACTGCGGTAGCTGTTTTAATTACGCAGCTTGGATCAGAAGGAGATTGCGGTGAATTTGTAAATGAAGATTCGTCAATGATAGGGTCTAGCGACACGGGGACAATTGTTAGTTTAGTTGTTGGCATAGAAAACACCTCCCTTATTTGATATATCTATCGTACCGGGAGGTGCCTGTCATATATATGCGTTATTTGATTACGGGCTTACTTTATACCGTGTATGCTGAGGACAAATTGGGGAATAAAGCAGTAAAAACAATTACTATTGATGGAATATCTGAATTTACAGAAGTAACACAAACGGGTGTACATTGTGAAGTTTGTCGTATGGATCTTCATAACACTGACCCAAATAAAGTGTATTCTGCCAAAGCGCTTGACCAAGAAGAAAATACACATTATTTTTGTAGAATTGGATGTATGTATCATCAAGAGCAGGCAAATGGTGTAGCATATACTAATAAATTTGTTCGTGATTATAGTGCAACAGCACCACGCTTAAATAACTGGATTGCAGTTGAAAATGCAGTAACTGTGAAATTCAATAATCGTGAAACTGCCAAAGGAATCATGGGGTGGAAACTTTTCCATTTCACAGATTTATCAAGTGCAGCAAACTATCTAGCTGTGAGTAAAGAAAAAGTAGTAGCTGAAAAATTAGGAAACATCATTCAATATGCGAAAACGAATAATAAGGGTATGAATTATCAATACGAGGTCGATAAAGCAGTACAGTAATTTTAAATAACAAAAATTTGAATATTTATTATTTTAGACTAATAGAAAAGCGAAAACTCATGTATCGTAATTGTTGTAGAGACAAGTCACGATAGGAGTTTTCGCTTTGTGTCATTAGTTGAAATATTCTGTTTTATGATTACCGCCTTTTTAGGATTTTTACCTTATTAATATACAAATTTGGAGGTATT
Proteins encoded in this window:
- a CDS encoding nitrous oxide reductase accessory protein NosL, encoding MRYLITGLLYTVYAEDKLGNKAVKTITIDGISEFTEVTQTGVHCEVCRMDLHNTDPNKVYSAKALDQEENTHYFCRIGCMYHQEQANGVAYTNKFVRDYSATAPRLNNWIAVENAVTVKFNNRETAKGIMGWKLFHFTDLSSAANYLAVSKEKVVAEKLGNIIQYAKTNNKGMNYQYEVDKAVQ
- the tnpB gene encoding IS66 family insertion sequence element accessory protein TnpB (TnpB, as the term is used for proteins encoded by IS66 family insertion elements, is considered an accessory protein, since TnpC, encoded by a neighboring gene, is a DDE family transposase.), whose protein sequence is MKHDFTSVQNIYIICGKTDMRKGIDGLATLIQDSFKLDPYSDSIFLFSGTSKDRYKCLYFDGDGFAMLYKRLDNGKLQWPKDEKEVRNLSQKELRWLLEGLSLQQPKAIAKSAKGVF
- the tnpC gene encoding IS66 family transposase — translated: MTNVSPKQENQNERLIRMLEQQLAQSNRQIEALTEQVRQLTKALYGSKSEKSKYKAPDGQGSLFEDDPSFSDSEQTEEQSTAMITYTVVRKLHKKKRNDSFRDGIEIEEIHHHPENTQCDCCLGQMTEAGTTIAREEAKFIPATMKRVQHIEHAYECRHCKKDTTQKAQMKRGKAPQAAIQRSIAGPTVLAKLIYDKFIQYLPLYRQVKEWDRFGLLTNDKNLSNWVIRAAEDWLLPVYEQMKQTLTAKSVLHVDETYAQIIKRSDGKSGQSNAYNWVFRSVPSQGPIIVLFQSALSRSRSVLENFTAGFKGTVICDGYSAYGNLPDVTFANCWAHVRRYWLKADSRNGQIGVDYCDQLYHLERQFKHLSPGKRRKARQKHSKPIVEKFLKWVDESPFFGKNALAKAAEYTLNRVHGLKAFLLDGRIEIDNNPAENAIRPNVIGRKNWLFSVSEAGAKANAICLSLAETAKANGIDFYQYLVTLMTELPNLPIHQQPQILINYMPWSKNIQATCAK